In a genomic window of Spiroplasma melliferum:
- a CDS encoding chromosome partitioning protein ParB, giving the protein MASNTKSRLSSKGLDKIFGEGINEVIKGIESNDALKETANEIALAEIFPNPHQPRKNFNEEELTELAQSIKEYGLIQPIIVKKTNNGYYLVAGERRSRAAKLAGLTTIPAIVVDFNDQQMKEVALIENIQRVDLNSIEEANAYKELIELLGLTQEELAQRIGKSRSHVTNTMRLLNLPTEVQTLLLENKVTMGQVKPLISLNVDKNEFKNILNKIINLNLNARQVEELVKEYNPKITKPLIEHSEKDSSKRAVNEFLENKIMRRLGTKVVIDTDKILIKYTGIKDLNRILELLGLIDD; this is encoded by the coding sequence ATGGCAAGTAATACTAAAAGTCGATTAAGTTCAAAAGGGTTAGATAAAATTTTTGGTGAAGGAATCAACGAAGTAATTAAAGGGATTGAGAGTAATGATGCTTTAAAAGAAACAGCAAATGAAATTGCATTAGCGGAAATTTTTCCTAATCCGCATCAACCCCGCAAAAATTTTAACGAAGAAGAGTTAACAGAATTAGCACAGTCAATTAAAGAATATGGTTTAATTCAACCTATTATTGTGAAAAAAACTAATAATGGTTATTATTTAGTTGCCGGAGAACGTCGTAGTCGTGCCGCAAAATTAGCGGGATTAACAACGATTCCAGCAATTGTAGTTGATTTTAATGATCAGCAAATGAAAGAAGTTGCTTTAATTGAAAATATTCAACGAGTTGATTTAAATTCAATTGAAGAAGCTAATGCTTATAAAGAATTGATTGAGTTATTAGGTTTAACACAAGAAGAATTAGCACAACGAATTGGAAAATCACGTAGTCATGTCACAAATACAATGCGATTATTAAATTTACCAACTGAAGTGCAAACCTTGTTATTAGAAAATAAAGTAACAATGGGCCAAGTTAAACCATTAATTAGTTTAAATGTTGACAAAAATGAATTTAAAAACATTCTTAATAAGATTATTAATTTAAATTTAAATGCGCGTCAGGTTGAAGAATTAGTAAAAGAATACAATCCAAAAATAACGAAACCATTGATTGAACATTCAGAGAAGGATTCGTCAAAACGAGCTGTTAATGAATTTTTGGAAAATAAAATAATGCGAAGATTAGGAACCAAAGTAGTCATTGATACTGATAAAATTCTTATCAAGTATACTGGAATTAAAGATTTAAACCGTATTTTAGAATTATTAGGTTTAATTGACGATTAA
- a CDS encoding DNA directed RNA polymerase subunit delta, which produces MNDNVELLELVYSYLKKKKNSDTFENIWNDIASKSDVTVHGASKEDVIAELYTDLVLDNRFVLTSEGMWGLREFLKYDEIKKQYDYTDQFETTEEFEDIDLDEDDEDEDEEENEEALIGTLDFDDTLDDDDNEEDDFVEIEVDDDLIENDYSIDDDDETVAAKLGITEEIDWKALEKEMEENN; this is translated from the coding sequence ATGAACGATAATGTAGAATTGTTAGAATTAGTGTATTCATATTTAAAAAAGAAAAAAAATAGTGATACTTTTGAAAATATTTGAAATGATATTGCATCAAAAAGTGATGTGACAGTTCACGGAGCCAGCAAAGAAGATGTTATTGCGGAATTATATACTGACTTGGTGTTAGATAACCGTTTTGTTTTGACAAGTGAAGGTATGTGAGGATTACGTGAATTCTTAAAATATGATGAAATTAAAAAACAATATGATTATACTGATCAGTTTGAAACAACAGAAGAATTTGAAGATATTGATTTAGATGAAGATGATGAAGATGAAGACGAAGAGGAAAATGAAGAAGCATTAATTGGTACTCTTGATTTTGATGATACATTAGATGATGATGATAACGAGGAAGATGATTTTGTTGAAATAGAAGTTGATGACGATTTAATTGAAAATGATTATTCTATTGATGATGACGACGAAACAGTAGCAGCTAAATTGGGTATTACAGAAGAAATTGACTGAAAAGCTCTTGAAAAAGAAATGGAAGAAAATAATTAA
- a CDS encoding pyrazinamidase/nicotinamidase: MNKKALIVVDYQNDFVDPNGALYVPGAEKLYEKIVALIAEFQHNDDLVIATKDFHPNNHCSFAKWGPHCIANTFGSEFYKLTTTQFDHIILKGTQQDADSYSGFFSDNQTSNGLHEFLQEHKVTNLVIVGVALDVCVSATLVDAIKLNYHGTVDLTASIGLKPQVVF, translated from the coding sequence ATGAATAAAAAAGCTTTAATTGTCGTTGATTATCAAAATGATTTTGTTGACCCTAATGGAGCATTATATGTTCCAGGAGCAGAAAAACTATATGAAAAAATTGTTGCTTTAATTGCTGAATTTCAGCATAATGATGATTTAGTTATTGCAACAAAAGATTTTCATCCTAATAATCATTGCTCATTTGCCAAATGAGGTCCACATTGTATTGCAAATACCTTTGGCAGTGAGTTTTATAAATTAACTACAACGCAATTTGATCATATTATTTTAAAAGGAACACAACAAGATGCTGATAGTTACAGTGGTTTTTTTAGTGATAATCAAACTTCAAATGGATTACATGAATTTCTTCAAGAACACAAGGTTACCAACTTAGTCATTGTTGGTGTTGCTTTAGATGTTTGTGTTTCAGCAACGCTTGTTGATGCTATTAAATTAAACTATCATGGTACTGTTGACTTAACAGCTAGTATTGGTCTTAAACCACAAGTTGTTTTTTAA
- a CDS encoding glutamyl-tRNA synthetase — MKQKVRLRYAPSPTGFLHIGNTRTALFNYLFAKHYDGVFVLRIEDTDIERNVEGAIASQLDNLRWLGIEPDETIDRPGAYGPYRQLERLELYQKYAQKLLTTKKAYYCFCTPAELDKDREAQLAKGYSSPRYNRKCWQLTSEQIAEKLAKQIPYNLRFFVPDEASYDFNDLVRGSVHFEGKDLGDWVILKSNGIPTYNFAVVIDDMLMEISHVVRGEEHISNTPKQLMIYEAFNATPPVFAHLTLIVNEQHKKLSKRDSHLMQFISQYRTLGYLPTAIFNFISLLGWSPPGTVEIFSHDELIKIFDETRFSKSPSMFDVKKLTWMNNYYLKQMCDEDYLTFVRPFLAAGYDLTKKTTEWVNMLLLIYKKELQYGAEIVALTKPFFEPTTKLSATTQAVLTELSGYEEMITSFKTALSQLPVWDEPNIKQLISKMGEQYVMKGKNLFMPIRIFTSHQEHGPELAKVIYLLGKEQVISNITKLQ, encoded by the coding sequence ATGAAGCAAAAAGTTAGATTACGTTATGCGCCAAGTCCAACGGGATTTTTACATATTGGTAATACAAGAACGGCATTATTTAATTATTTATTTGCAAAACATTATGATGGTGTTTTTGTTCTACGAATTGAAGATACAGATATTGAACGAAATGTGGAAGGAGCAATTGCATCACAATTAGATAATTTACGTTGATTAGGGATTGAACCAGATGAAACAATTGATCGCCCAGGAGCTTATGGGCCATATCGACAATTAGAACGATTAGAGCTTTATCAGAAATATGCACAAAAATTATTAACAACAAAAAAAGCATATTATTGTTTTTGTACTCCAGCTGAACTTGACAAAGATCGTGAAGCACAATTAGCAAAAGGATATTCTTCACCACGTTATAATCGCAAGTGTTGACAATTAACTTCCGAACAAATTGCTGAAAAATTAGCGAAACAAATTCCGTATAATTTACGTTTTTTTGTTCCCGATGAAGCAAGTTATGATTTTAATGATTTAGTCCGCGGATCTGTTCATTTTGAAGGAAAAGACCTTGGTGATTGAGTCATTTTAAAATCAAATGGGATTCCAACTTATAACTTTGCGGTAGTCATTGATGATATGTTAATGGAAATTAGTCATGTTGTGCGGGGAGAAGAACATATTTCGAATACGCCAAAACAATTAATGATTTACGAAGCATTTAATGCGACCCCCCCCGTTTTTGCTCATTTAACCTTAATTGTTAATGAACAACATAAAAAGTTGTCAAAACGAGATAGTCATTTAATGCAATTTATTAGTCAATATCGAACATTAGGATATTTACCAACAGCAATTTTTAATTTTATTAGTTTATTGGGATGATCCCCCCCGGGTACTGTTGAAATTTTTAGTCATGATGAGTTAATTAAAATTTTTGATGAAACACGATTTAGTAAATCACCAAGTATGTTTGATGTTAAAAAATTAACTTGAATGAATAATTATTATCTTAAACAAATGTGTGATGAGGATTATCTAACTTTTGTCCGACCTTTTTTAGCAGCGGGCTATGATTTAACAAAAAAAACAACCGAATGAGTAAATATGTTATTATTAATTTATAAAAAAGAACTCCAATATGGGGCAGAAATTGTAGCATTAACAAAACCATTTTTTGAACCAACAACAAAATTATCAGCAACAACGCAAGCAGTGCTAACAGAATTAAGTGGTTATGAAGAAATGATAACATCTTTTAAAACAGCGTTAAGTCAATTGCCAGTTTGAGATGAACCAAATATTAAGCAATTAATTAGTAAAATGGGGGAGCAATATGTTATGAAAGGAAAGAATTTATTTATGCCAATTCGAATTTTCACTTCTCATCAGGAACATGGACCAGAACTAGCAAAGGTTATTTATTTATTAGGGAAAGAACAAGTAATTAGTAATATTACTAAATTGCAATAA
- a CDS encoding tRNA/rRNA methyltransferase yields MQEYIYIYGINPVVESLLNPAVKINKLYLLPQGKNNDYYLKLAKSRQLKVVFCSAVEMTTLVQTSKHQSLVLEICKPQNYSLTSITTKALQNKHPFLLVLDQISDPHNFGAILRTCDLFNVDGVIILDKRQVDINATVAKTSAGAFNYVPVCRVNNLTNAIEYLKKQGFWIYATSLTTKAQNVSELKYDTPICLIVGNEGTGISAKLLKHADFNIYIPTAGHLDSLNVSVASAILIYQIKMLQQ; encoded by the coding sequence ATGCAAGAATATATATACATTTATGGAATTAATCCTGTTGTGGAATCATTATTAAATCCAGCAGTGAAAATTAATAAACTTTATTTATTACCACAAGGGAAAAATAATGATTATTATTTAAAACTAGCTAAAAGTCGTCAACTTAAGGTTGTATTTTGTTCAGCAGTTGAAATGACAACGCTTGTACAAACTAGTAAGCATCAAAGTTTGGTATTAGAAATTTGTAAACCACAAAATTATTCATTAACTTCGATAACAACAAAAGCATTACAAAATAAACATCCATTTTTATTAGTTCTTGATCAAATTTCTGACCCACATAATTTTGGTGCAATTTTGCGAACTTGTGATTTGTTTAATGTTGATGGGGTTATTATTTTAGATAAACGACAAGTTGATATTAATGCTACTGTTGCCAAAACATCTGCCGGTGCATTTAATTATGTTCCAGTTTGTCGAGTAAATAATTTAACTAATGCAATTGAATATTTAAAAAAACAAGGGTTTTGAATCTATGCAACAAGTTTAACCACAAAAGCACAAAATGTAAGTGAATTAAAATATGATACCCCAATTTGTCTAATCGTCGGTAATGAAGGAACAGGAATTAGTGCAAAATTATTAAAGCATGCTGATTTTAATATTTATATTCCAACAGCAGGTCATCTTGATTCTTTAAATGTATCGGTTGCTAGTGCTATTTTAATTTATCAAATTAAAATGTTGCAACAATAG
- a CDS encoding endonuclease encodes MNKAKKAEIWKVHREFPYLEISNMGRVRNIVTKKIKELKKPKNTNYYLIRRREDGKTKTRPLHKLVVELFIGSVPPNMTIDHINGNPRDNRAENLEIVSKRENTIRQIRMWSHPHSFYNRDLVEAHSEKRWMYRGELYNWIEILKLLHAQGIIYYQVKWKGSSKGRIGQLPNGETIMRVKNIDSNNGDNEDDDDF; translated from the coding sequence ATGAATAAAGCAAAAAAAGCAGAAATTTGAAAGGTCCACCGAGAATTTCCTTATCTTGAGATTAGCAATATGGGACGTGTTCGTAATATTGTAACAAAGAAAATTAAGGAATTAAAGAAACCAAAAAACACTAATTATTATTTAATTCGTCGTCGTGAAGACGGAAAAACAAAAACAAGACCATTACATAAATTGGTTGTTGAATTATTTATTGGTTCAGTTCCACCAAATATGACAATTGATCATATTAATGGTAACCCACGTGATAATAGAGCAGAAAATTTAGAAATTGTTTCAAAACGAGAAAATACAATTCGACAAATTAGGATGTGATCACATCCGCATAGTTTTTATAATCGTGATTTAGTGGAAGCACATAGTGAGAAACGATGAATGTATCGTGGTGAACTATATAATTGAATTGAAATTTTAAAACTATTACATGCTCAAGGCATTATTTACTATCAAGTTAAATGAAAAGGAAGTAGTAAAGGACGCATTGGTCAATTACCAAATGGTGAAACAATTATGCGTGTCAAAAATATTGATTCTAATAATGGTGATAATGAAGATGATGATGATTTTTAA
- a CDS encoding chromosome partitioning protein ParA → MGKIIAITNQKGGVGKTTTSINLAAGLARTGRKILLVDIDPQGNATTGTGANKEEIHESMYDVLVGQIPLKNIIISDIITNVDLAPATISLAGADIYLMERTEDNQSILLERIKPVRDKYDFILIDCPPSLGLINRNALACADSVLIPIQAEYYALEGLAQLLTTIHFVQKMFNESLTIEGIVLTMFDSRTKLSFEVMTEVKKYFNEKVYRTHIPRNVKISESPSHGLSIFEYDKGGAGAVAYEELAREVLANNGK, encoded by the coding sequence ATGGGAAAAATTATTGCAATCACAAACCAAAAAGGTGGCGTTGGTAAAACAACAACTTCGATTAACTTAGCGGCCGGATTGGCACGTACTGGACGAAAAATTTTATTAGTTGATATTGATCCCCAAGGAAATGCAACAACGGGAACAGGGGCTAATAAAGAAGAAATTCATGAAAGTATGTATGATGTTTTAGTTGGACAAATCCCATTAAAAAATATTATTATTTCAGACATTATAACTAATGTTGATTTAGCACCAGCAACCATTTCATTAGCGGGGGCAGATATTTATTTGATGGAAAGAACAGAAGATAACCAAAGCATTTTATTAGAGCGGATTAAACCGGTTCGTGATAAATATGATTTTATTTTAATTGATTGTCCTCCTTCTTTAGGATTGATTAATCGAAATGCACTAGCTTGTGCTGATTCTGTTTTAATTCCAATTCAAGCAGAGTATTATGCGTTAGAAGGTTTAGCACAGTTATTAACAACAATTCATTTTGTTCAAAAAATGTTTAATGAAAGTTTAACAATTGAAGGAATTGTTTTAACAATGTTTGATTCAAGAACAAAATTATCATTTGAAGTGATGACGGAAGTTAAAAAATATTTTAATGAAAAAGTTTATCGAACACATATTCCAAGAAATGTTAAAATTAGTGAATCACCATCACATGGTTTAAGTATTTTTGAATATGATAAAGGTGGTGCAGGTGCAGTTGCGTATGAAGAATTAGCGAGAGAGGTGTTGGCGAACAATGGCAAGTAA
- a CDS encoding transcription antitermination protein NusG, which produces MLGKNTITDEIIDNDKSEDRETLEDITKYPGKWYVINCYSGHEDRVRDDLIQRVESLNMKDVVFDIRVVKETVSAKKGGKLIEKEKNVYPGYIFINMIMNDEVWYIVRNTTGVTGFIGSSGRGTKPFPLTDQEARTMLSKSLAAKKTATQQGKKVKKVFVANFEVNDYVRILSGTFTEMEGQVTKIDTSKGIAIVNLEMFGRLTPTEVEFDQCEKIG; this is translated from the coding sequence ATGTTAGGAAAAAACACAATAACAGATGAAATCATTGATAATGATAAAAGTGAAGACAGAGAAACTTTAGAAGATATTACGAAGTATCCTGGAAAATGATATGTAATTAATTGTTATTCTGGGCATGAAGATCGTGTTCGTGATGACTTAATTCAGCGGGTAGAATCATTAAATATGAAAGATGTTGTTTTTGATATTAGAGTTGTAAAAGAGACAGTTTCAGCCAAAAAAGGAGGAAAACTAATAGAAAAAGAGAAAAATGTTTATCCAGGTTATATTTTTATTAATATGATTATGAATGATGAAGTTTGATATATTGTTCGGAACACAACAGGGGTTACTGGATTTATTGGTTCATCAGGGCGAGGAACAAAACCTTTTCCTTTAACAGATCAAGAAGCAAGAACAATGCTTTCAAAATCATTGGCAGCTAAAAAAACAGCAACACAGCAAGGAAAAAAAGTTAAAAAAGTATTTGTGGCAAACTTTGAAGTTAATGATTATGTTCGAATTTTATCAGGAACTTTTACTGAGATGGAAGGACAAGTAACAAAAATTGACACTTCAAAAGGGATTGCAATAGTAAATTTAGAAATGTTTGGTCGTTTGACACCTACTGAGGTTGAATTTGACCAATGTGAAAAAATTGGGTAG
- a CDS encoding GTP-dependent nucleic acid-binding protein EngD: protein MALKMGIVGLPNVGKSTLFNAITNSQVEAANYPFATINPNVGTVAVPDERMDTLIALCAPDKAIHSTFEFYDIAGLIAGASKGEGLGNAFLQNIRETDAICMVIRCFDNKDITHVEGTIDPIRDIEIINLELIISDQEQIKKRIDKIGKKAQTFKQKEDVFEYELLLKLGTALEENKLLKDLTLSDDELRVVKNFNLLTIKPFIYVANVAESDLNQPDNFYVKTVKEYAQQKEIEVVVICAKIEEELSALEPDDRKLLMTDYGIKEAGLSQLIKKSYALLGLQTFFTAGKQEVRAWTFKKGATAPMCAGIIHSDFERGFIRAEVYSYADLVKYGSEKAVKENGRLRSEGKTYVMQDGDICFFKFNV, encoded by the coding sequence ATGGCATTAAAAATGGGAATAGTTGGCTTACCAAACGTTGGTAAATCCACTTTATTTAACGCAATTACAAATTCACAAGTTGAAGCGGCTAATTATCCATTTGCAACAATTAATCCAAATGTTGGAACAGTGGCCGTTCCTGATGAACGAATGGATACTTTAATTGCCCTTTGTGCTCCCGATAAGGCAATTCATAGTACTTTTGAATTTTATGATATTGCAGGATTAATTGCGGGAGCTAGCAAAGGCGAAGGTTTAGGAAATGCTTTTTTGCAAAATATTCGAGAAACTGATGCAATTTGTATGGTTATCCGTTGTTTTGATAATAAAGATATTACCCACGTTGAAGGAACAATTGATCCAATTCGTGATATTGAAATTATTAATTTAGAATTAATTATTTCTGACCAAGAACAAATTAAAAAACGAATTGATAAAATTGGTAAAAAAGCACAGACTTTTAAACAAAAAGAAGATGTTTTTGAATATGAATTGTTATTAAAGTTAGGGACAGCATTAGAAGAAAATAAATTATTAAAAGATTTAACATTATCAGATGATGAACTAAGAGTAGTAAAGAATTTTAATTTATTAACAATTAAACCTTTTATTTATGTTGCGAATGTTGCAGAAAGTGATTTAAATCAACCAGATAATTTTTATGTTAAAACAGTTAAAGAATATGCTCAACAAAAAGAAATTGAAGTAGTTGTTATTTGTGCTAAAATTGAAGAAGAATTATCAGCATTAGAACCAGATGATCGGAAGTTATTAATGACTGATTATGGTATTAAAGAAGCCGGTTTAAGCCAATTAATTAAAAAATCTTATGCTTTATTAGGCCTACAAACATTTTTTACTGCTGGTAAGCAAGAAGTACGAGCATGAACTTTTAAAAAAGGAGCTACAGCGCCAATGTGTGCAGGAATTATTCATTCTGATTTTGAGCGCGGTTTTATTCGGGCAGAAGTTTATTCATATGCTGATTTAGTTAAATATGGTAGTGAAAAAGCTGTCAAAGAAAATGGACGTTTACGAAGCGAAGGAAAAACTTATGTTATGCAAGATGGTGATATATGTTTTTTTAAATTTAATGTCTAA
- a CDS encoding 3-methyladenine DNA glycosylase: protein MINVNRLTDDTFFMQNAVVVARELLGKYLVRIINGKKIVCKIIETEAYDGPDDDANHGFNNNRSSRNETLFWKGGFAHVFLIYGMYYCFNIVTDQTDYPSAVLLRAGEIIIDETVPDFVSTPRLANGPGKLSRYLKITKADDGLALLESSVLYLAEDIVPPTIDITTTSRVNIEYATNFKLKPYRFYITDHKAVSKK, encoded by the coding sequence ATGATAAATGTAAACCGTTTAACTGATGATACTTTTTTTATGCAAAATGCTGTTGTTGTTGCACGCGAATTATTAGGAAAATATTTAGTTCGAATTATTAATGGGAAAAAAATTGTTTGTAAAATTATTGAAACCGAAGCTTATGATGGACCTGATGATGATGCTAATCATGGGTTTAACAATAACCGTAGTTCTCGTAATGAAACACTTTTTTGAAAAGGCGGTTTTGCACATGTTTTTCTAATTTACGGAATGTATTATTGCTTTAATATTGTTACTGATCAAACTGATTATCCAAGTGCAGTTTTATTACGCGCTGGTGAAATTATTATTGATGAAACAGTTCCTGACTTTGTTTCAACACCACGGTTAGCAAATGGTCCTGGGAAGTTGTCACGCTATTTAAAAATTACTAAAGCTGATGATGGTCTTGCCCTGCTAGAAAGTTCGGTTTTATATCTTGCCGAAGATATCGTTCCACCTACAATTGACATTACAACAACATCACGAGTCAACATTGAGTATGCAACAAATTTTAAATTAAAACCATATCGATTTTATATTACAGATCACAAGGCAGTTTCGAAAAAATAA
- a CDS encoding putative 2-C-methyl-D-erythritol 2,4-cyclodiphosphate synthase, with protein MRVGNSYDLHNLKMGTGFYLGGILIPCQYQVEAVSDGDILLHTISEAIIGALGLGDLGEWFDETNKKLNSQLILKKALTLMAEQNYQISNIDTTIIIDEPRLQKHKKAIKTNLQKLLQIPAEKINLKATTTEQNFPNIIQSYTTLLLLKEND; from the coding sequence ATGCGAGTTGGCAATAGTTATGATTTACATAATTTAAAAATGGGAACAGGTTTTTATTTGGGGGGAATTCTTATTCCATGCCAATACCAAGTTGAAGCTGTTTCTGATGGTGATATTTTGTTGCATACAATTAGTGAAGCAATTATTGGAGCCTTAGGATTGGGTGATTTAGGTGAATGATTTGATGAAACAAATAAAAAACTTAATTCACAGTTAATTTTAAAAAAAGCATTAACATTAATGGCTGAGCAGAATTATCAAATTAGTAATATTGATACAACAATTATTATTGATGAACCACGTTTACAAAAACATAAAAAAGCAATTAAAACTAATTTACAAAAATTATTACAAATTCCAGCTGAAAAAATTAATTTAAAAGCAACAACTACTGAACAAAATTTTCCAAATATTATTCAAAGTTATACAACATTATTACTATTAAAAGAAAATGATTAG
- a CDS encoding putative glucose inhibited division protein B, whose product MIKLIKTALPALQITPEQEKQLQVYYQYLIEQNQIMNLTTIIKEEEVYLKHFLDSGLLLKEFSFSKEMTVSDVGSGAGFPGLVLKILCPTIKLTIIESLEKRCLFLQRLVLKLQLKDVEIIHARAEEYSWAHSESFDIVVSRAVANLGMLLELVVRMVKTSGMIICYKGPNVNAELQAAQKTLSVLNLKLEKIQHETILQLGERNICYFIKTRPTAEPYPRRFNQIKKFPIG is encoded by the coding sequence ATGATTAAATTAATTAAAACAGCTTTACCAGCATTACAAATTACACCTGAACAAGAAAAACAGTTACAAGTATATTATCAATATTTAATTGAACAAAACCAAATTATGAATTTAACCACAATTATTAAGGAAGAAGAGGTTTATCTTAAACATTTTCTTGATTCAGGATTATTATTAAAAGAATTCTCATTTTCTAAGGAGATGACAGTTAGTGATGTTGGTAGTGGGGCTGGTTTTCCAGGGCTTGTTTTAAAAATTCTTTGTCCAACAATTAAATTAACAATTATTGAATCGTTAGAAAAACGATGTTTATTTTTACAACGATTAGTGCTGAAGTTACAGTTAAAAGATGTTGAAATTATTCATGCTCGAGCAGAAGAATATAGTTGAGCGCATTCTGAATCTTTTGATATTGTTGTTTCTCGTGCTGTTGCTAATTTAGGTATGCTATTAGAATTGGTAGTGCGAATGGTTAAAACATCAGGAATGATTATTTGTTATAAAGGACCAAATGTTAATGCTGAATTGCAGGCAGCGCAAAAAACTTTATCTGTTTTGAATTTAAAATTAGAAAAAATTCAACATGAAACAATTTTACAACTTGGTGAACGGAACATATGTTATTTTATTAAGACAAGGCCAACTGCAGAACCGTACCCACGTCGGTTTAATCAAATAAAAAAATTTCCAATTGGATAA